The following proteins are encoded in a genomic region of Variovorax paradoxus:
- a CDS encoding sugar transferase: MNTLPSNAPVEWAGNSRLLMATKRGADIAMASCFFLFLGWAYALVWLGVLLTSGSPAIYKQPRYGRDGRVFSFYKFRSMVPDSDAVLARHLRENEEARRQWAMYQKLDHDPRITPFGAFLRKYSLDELPQFWNVLKGDMSMVGPRPCMFSQKDLYGPYWNHYCAVRPGITGLWQVSGRSEVSYRRRAAMDADYVATLSLRQDIAILLKTFLVVAGAKGSG; the protein is encoded by the coding sequence GTGAACACCCTCCCATCGAATGCGCCCGTCGAGTGGGCGGGCAACTCGCGGTTGCTGATGGCCACCAAACGGGGCGCGGACATCGCGATGGCGAGCTGCTTCTTCCTCTTCCTGGGGTGGGCCTACGCGCTGGTGTGGCTCGGCGTGCTGCTGACCTCCGGCAGCCCGGCGATCTACAAGCAGCCGCGCTACGGCCGCGACGGGCGTGTCTTCAGCTTCTACAAGTTCCGCTCGATGGTGCCCGACTCCGATGCGGTGCTGGCACGCCACCTGCGCGAGAACGAAGAGGCGCGGCGGCAGTGGGCCATGTACCAGAAGCTCGATCATGACCCGCGCATCACGCCCTTCGGCGCGTTCCTGCGCAAGTACAGCCTCGACGAGCTGCCGCAGTTCTGGAACGTGCTCAAGGGAGACATGAGCATGGTCGGCCCGCGCCCTTGCATGTTCTCGCAGAAGGACCTGTACGGCCCGTACTGGAACCACTACTGCGCCGTGCGGCCGGGCATCACCGGCCTGTGGCAGGTGAGCGGCCGCAGCGAGGTCAGCTACCGGCGGCGGGCGGCCATGGATGCCGACTACGTCGCCACGCTGTCGCTGCGCCAGGACATCGCCATCTTGCTGAAGACCTTCCTGGTGGTCGCGGGCGCCAAGGGTTCCGGCTAG
- a CDS encoding polysaccharide biosynthesis tyrosine autokinase, whose protein sequence is MNAHWQPLIPAPSDAAPASDQPPSRLREHIDLLLDSRWKIAKFTAVALLIGAAYAMFGPRVYEANVLIQVEDPERSGGTLVGDSASSALNAKTPTAGEAEILKSRLVLGQAIEDTKLYIEAEPLYVPIVGPWLARRAKTLSEPGFAGLSGYVSGNERIVVAQMDVPADLEGTRFLLTAGENGAYTLTHPKLDAPIEGRIGTPLDAETPIGPIHLLVSSVSGLPGAAFSLVRQSKQLTLLELQKDLRVIEKGKQSSVMDVSWQTGNRTQLANLLNEVARLYVRVNIDQKTAQAQRALNFLGSELPKFKQQLEDSEEVYNQYRNRNGTISLDDEARNALSQNIELQTKLFDATQKRLELTERFTARDPSVMTIDAQIASLKKALGGVEQRIRRMPMMQQDSLRMQRDIKVNTDLYVSLLNSSLQMRLAKEGRIGNVRVLDQALTPEKQIRPKASITMALALLAGLFAGAASTFLRRSWRNTIASPAEIEAHTGLDVYSTVTLSEQQRHLDRAVLHGKPGVHVLAAVHPDDPSLEGLRRLRTALKFAMPRALNNRIMISSATPGAGKTFVSANLAAVLASSGRCVLLIDADLRRSSVAPRFGLRRNGGLSELIQGNIELDGAIHKGVLPYLDVMTTGALPADPTGLLTSDAFARVLEKVSARYDAVIVDTPPTLLASETAEMATCMGTLLMVARAGDNEVGDLTESMKQLRHAGARFQGVVLNALDTRQRYYGSLAYRYGAYKLRAHDYPTAPPELPRPATPVAASAATEGATA, encoded by the coding sequence ATGAATGCGCACTGGCAACCTCTGATTCCCGCCCCTTCGGATGCGGCACCGGCTTCCGACCAGCCTCCTTCGAGACTCCGGGAGCATATCGACCTGCTGCTCGACAGCCGATGGAAGATTGCGAAATTCACCGCCGTGGCACTGCTGATCGGCGCAGCGTATGCCATGTTCGGCCCGCGCGTGTACGAGGCCAACGTGCTGATCCAGGTCGAAGACCCCGAGCGCTCGGGCGGCACGCTGGTCGGCGACTCTGCGAGCAGCGCATTGAACGCCAAGACGCCGACGGCGGGCGAGGCCGAGATTCTGAAATCGCGCCTCGTGCTCGGGCAGGCCATCGAAGACACCAAGCTCTACATCGAGGCCGAGCCGCTCTATGTGCCGATCGTCGGCCCCTGGCTGGCGCGCCGCGCAAAGACGCTCTCCGAGCCCGGCTTTGCGGGCCTTTCGGGTTACGTGAGCGGCAACGAGCGGATCGTGGTCGCGCAAATGGACGTGCCGGCGGACCTGGAAGGCACGCGCTTCCTGCTGACCGCGGGCGAGAACGGCGCCTACACGCTGACCCATCCCAAGCTGGATGCGCCGATCGAAGGCAGGATCGGTACGCCGCTCGACGCCGAAACTCCGATCGGGCCGATCCACCTGCTGGTGAGCTCCGTCTCGGGGCTGCCGGGCGCTGCGTTCTCGCTGGTGCGCCAGTCGAAGCAGCTCACCCTGCTCGAGCTCCAGAAGGACTTGCGCGTGATCGAAAAGGGCAAGCAGTCCTCGGTCATGGACGTGAGCTGGCAGACCGGCAACCGCACGCAGCTGGCAAACCTGCTCAATGAAGTCGCGCGGCTGTATGTCCGCGTGAACATCGACCAGAAGACGGCACAGGCGCAGCGCGCGCTCAACTTCCTGGGGAGCGAACTGCCCAAGTTCAAGCAGCAGCTGGAAGACTCCGAAGAGGTCTACAACCAGTACCGCAACCGCAACGGAACGATCAGCCTCGACGACGAAGCACGCAACGCGCTGTCGCAGAACATCGAGCTGCAGACGAAGCTCTTCGACGCGACCCAGAAGCGGCTCGAGCTCACCGAGCGCTTCACGGCCCGCGATCCGAGCGTCATGACCATCGACGCGCAGATTGCTTCGCTGAAGAAGGCCCTCGGCGGCGTGGAACAGCGCATCCGCCGCATGCCGATGATGCAGCAGGACTCGCTGCGCATGCAGCGGGACATCAAGGTCAACACCGACCTCTACGTGTCGCTGCTCAACAGCTCGCTGCAGATGCGGCTCGCGAAGGAGGGGCGCATCGGCAACGTGCGCGTGCTCGACCAGGCGCTGACGCCCGAAAAGCAGATCCGGCCCAAGGCCTCGATCACCATGGCGCTCGCGCTGCTGGCAGGCCTCTTCGCCGGCGCGGCCTCGACCTTCCTGCGCAGGTCGTGGCGCAACACCATTGCCAGCCCGGCCGAGATCGAAGCCCACACCGGCCTGGACGTGTACAGCACGGTCACGCTGAGCGAGCAGCAGCGCCATCTCGACCGCGCCGTGCTGCACGGGAAGCCGGGCGTGCACGTGCTGGCGGCGGTTCATCCGGACGACCCATCCCTTGAGGGACTGCGGCGGCTGCGCACCGCGCTGAAGTTCGCGATGCCGCGCGCGCTGAACAACCGCATCATGATTTCCAGCGCCACGCCCGGCGCCGGCAAGACCTTCGTGTCGGCCAACCTCGCGGCGGTGCTCGCCTCGAGCGGCCGGTGCGTGCTGCTGATCGATGCCGACCTGCGGCGCAGCAGCGTGGCGCCCCGCTTCGGACTGAGGCGCAATGGCGGGCTCTCGGAGCTGATCCAGGGCAACATCGAACTCGACGGTGCCATTCACAAGGGCGTGCTTCCGTATCTCGACGTGATGACGACCGGCGCCTTGCCGGCGGACCCGACGGGCCTTCTCACGAGCGACGCCTTCGCCCGCGTGCTCGAAAAGGTCTCGGCGCGCTACGACGCGGTGATCGTCGACACGCCGCCCACGCTGCTCGCCTCCGAGACGGCCGAGATGGCGACCTGCATGGGCACCCTGCTGATGGTTGCGCGCGCCGGCGACAACGAGGTGGGCGACCTGACCGAAAGCATGAAGCAGCTGCGCCACGCGGGTGCGCGCTTCCAGGGCGTGGTGCTCAACGCGCTGGACACGCGCCAGCGCTACTACGGCAGCCTTGCCTACCGCTATGGCGCCTACAAGCTGCGGGCGCACGACTATCCGACCGCTCCGCCCGAACTGCCCCGCCCCGCAACGCCGGTCGCAGCCTCGGCCGCGACGGAGGGAGCGACAGCGTGA
- a CDS encoding polysaccharide biosynthesis/export family protein produces the protein MAHLDSASSSRGAPVAPAPTQASARARIRCRIGSVAVLLLPLCLGGCGIPGFSTPDTRSWSNSHAEGEPKIVAITPELIRTRAAQEPQGVPADVRQLFGKAPAYTIAPGDVIGIVVYRHPELLPNAGAVISQQSDPTGVSVAPGFIVDGEGEISFPYIGRTKIDGLTESAASELITRRISPFVKDPLVSVRIQSFRSRRVYVEGEVRTPGLQIFTDVPMTLAEALNRAGSINPGGDRSRVSLTRGERTMVIDLPLLQRFGQDASRIPLQNGDIVNVGTREDSRVYVMGEIRNPSALLMRNGRLSLNEALGDAGGPDLLTSSPGQIYVVRNSQGSVPEVFHLDAKNPVALALADRFPLQPRDVVYIDPVPLVRWNRVISLILPAAQVVNLGGTASRR, from the coding sequence ATGGCACACCTCGACTCAGCCAGTTCCTCGCGCGGCGCACCCGTTGCACCCGCTCCCACCCAAGCCTCGGCCCGAGCCCGCATCCGATGCCGGATCGGATCGGTGGCCGTGCTTCTGCTGCCGCTGTGCCTGGGCGGCTGCGGGATTCCCGGCTTCTCGACGCCGGACACCCGGAGCTGGAGCAACTCCCACGCGGAAGGCGAACCGAAGATCGTCGCCATCACGCCCGAGCTGATCCGCACGCGCGCCGCGCAGGAGCCGCAGGGCGTGCCCGCCGATGTGCGGCAGCTTTTCGGCAAGGCACCGGCCTACACGATCGCTCCGGGCGACGTGATCGGCATCGTGGTGTACCGGCATCCGGAGCTGTTGCCCAACGCAGGCGCCGTGATCTCGCAGCAGTCGGATCCGACGGGCGTGAGCGTGGCGCCCGGCTTCATCGTCGATGGAGAGGGCGAGATCAGCTTTCCCTACATCGGCCGCACGAAGATCGACGGCCTGACGGAAAGCGCCGCCTCCGAGCTGATCACGCGGCGGATTTCGCCCTTCGTCAAGGATCCGCTGGTGAGCGTGAGGATCCAGTCGTTCCGCAGCCGCCGCGTGTACGTGGAGGGCGAGGTCCGCACGCCGGGCCTGCAGATCTTCACCGACGTGCCGATGACGCTCGCCGAGGCGCTCAACCGCGCCGGCAGCATCAACCCCGGAGGCGACCGCTCGCGCGTGAGCCTGACGCGCGGCGAGCGCACGATGGTGATCGACCTGCCGCTGCTTCAGCGCTTCGGCCAGGATGCGAGCCGCATCCCGCTGCAGAACGGCGACATCGTGAACGTGGGCACCCGCGAAGACAGCCGCGTCTACGTGATGGGTGAGATCCGCAACCCGTCGGCCCTGCTGATGCGCAATGGCCGGCTGAGCCTCAACGAGGCGCTGGGCGATGCGGGCGGGCCCGATCTGCTGACCTCTTCGCCGGGCCAGATCTACGTGGTGCGCAACTCCCAGGGCAGCGTGCCCGAGGTGTTCCATCTGGACGCGAAGAACCCGGTGGCGCTGGCCCTGGCCGACCGCTTCCCGCTGCAGCCGCGCGACGTCGTCTACATCGACCCGGTGCCGCTGGTGCGATGGAACCGCGTCATCAGCCTGATCCTCCCCGCCGCGCAGGTCGTGAACCTCGGCGGCACCGCCAGCCGGCGCTGA
- a CDS encoding alpha/beta fold hydrolase, protein MTAFPFLFGPASRQIFGLFHAAEEAKPGNTAVLICPPFGQEGMRTHRFFKVLAERLARAGIATLRFDFYGTGDSPGDEDDGELDGWRRDLCSAHEELRRRAPASRIVWVGARLGATLAVLAARNGRCDPARLVLWEPVIDGRRYARELREQHVAAIDTTFCIPDLAWRRGLSREPDAMPEEALGTSLSSELRMQLAALIPESLPLTALHDTLVLTAPDDEQTAQWAAEQQSRYMPVRLAYFQHRLDWTSDPYPNSAMVPADALNRLQGALHE, encoded by the coding sequence ATGACCGCCTTTCCGTTCCTGTTCGGCCCCGCGTCGCGGCAGATCTTCGGCCTGTTCCATGCCGCCGAGGAAGCGAAGCCCGGAAACACCGCGGTGCTCATCTGCCCGCCTTTCGGGCAGGAAGGCATGCGCACCCACCGCTTCTTCAAGGTGCTCGCCGAGCGCCTGGCGCGCGCGGGCATCGCGACCCTGCGTTTCGACTTCTACGGCACGGGCGACTCGCCGGGCGACGAGGACGACGGCGAGCTCGACGGCTGGCGGCGCGACCTCTGCTCGGCGCATGAAGAACTGCGCCGGCGCGCGCCGGCCAGCCGCATCGTCTGGGTCGGTGCGCGGCTCGGCGCCACCCTGGCCGTGCTGGCGGCGCGCAACGGGCGCTGCGATCCGGCGCGGCTGGTGCTGTGGGAGCCGGTCATCGATGGCCGGCGCTACGCACGCGAGTTGCGCGAGCAGCATGTCGCCGCCATCGACACGACCTTCTGCATACCCGACCTGGCCTGGCGCCGCGGCCTCTCGCGCGAGCCCGACGCCATGCCCGAAGAGGCCCTTGGCACGTCGCTCTCGTCCGAGTTGCGCATGCAGCTCGCCGCGCTCATCCCCGAATCGCTCCCGCTCACGGCCTTGCACGACACCCTGGTGCTGACAGCGCCCGACGACGAGCAGACCGCGCAATGGGCGGCCGAGCAGCAGTCGCGCTACATGCCTGTGCGGCTTGCCTATTTTCAGCACCGGCTCGACTGGACGTCCGACCCCTATCCCAACAGCGCCATGGTTCCGGCCGATGCGCTCAACCGCTTGCAGGGTGCCCTCCATGAATGA
- a CDS encoding 4'-phosphopantetheinyl transferase family protein yields MGHAAFALSSVEAPVCRYLELDDCAGPGAALILSKEERARAGQFRFPADRQRFVAAHAALRYALAEQTGERADALRFTHSAFGKPSLSRWPRVHFSLSHCQGLGLIAIGGRGPLGVDVEQLRPVPDAMALAATHFTRLENEALAALPADERERAFMTCWTRKEACLKAIGLGLIVPTERFEVGLAADCRSVEVPVAGRILWLVLQPAPSRMDSVGSVAEWRQTHTRASVPRGAMETFA; encoded by the coding sequence ATGGGACACGCGGCTTTCGCCCTTTCTTCCGTCGAGGCACCGGTCTGCCGGTACCTCGAGCTGGATGACTGCGCCGGTCCCGGCGCCGCGCTGATCCTCTCCAAGGAGGAGCGTGCGCGCGCCGGACAGTTCCGGTTCCCTGCCGACCGGCAACGCTTCGTGGCGGCGCACGCCGCGCTGCGATACGCACTGGCCGAGCAGACCGGCGAGCGCGCCGACGCGCTGCGCTTTACCCACAGCGCGTTCGGCAAGCCTTCGCTGTCCCGCTGGCCGCGCGTTCATTTTTCGCTGAGCCACTGCCAGGGGCTTGGCCTGATCGCCATCGGCGGGCGCGGCCCGCTCGGCGTGGACGTCGAACAGCTGCGCCCGGTGCCGGATGCGATGGCGCTCGCCGCAACGCATTTCACGCGGCTCGAGAACGAAGCGCTCGCCGCCCTTCCCGCCGACGAGCGCGAGCGTGCCTTCATGACCTGCTGGACCCGCAAGGAAGCCTGCCTCAAGGCCATCGGCCTCGGGCTGATCGTGCCTACCGAGCGATTCGAGGTGGGCCTGGCGGCGGACTGCCGCAGCGTCGAGGTGCCTGTGGCGGGCCGCATCCTGTGGCTGGTACTGCAGCCCGCGCCCTCTCGCATGGACAGCGTGGGTTCGGTCGCGGAATGGCGGCAGACCCACACCCGCGCGAGCGTGCCGCGCGGCGCAATGGAGACTTTTGCATGA